A stretch of Mauremys reevesii isolate NIE-2019 linkage group 25, ASM1616193v1, whole genome shotgun sequence DNA encodes these proteins:
- the FAM186A gene encoding protein FAM186A isoform X5: MDPEIEEQFFLSGTWAERKRRALLLDKVVILLKASTAQGKDLKFVLESLKEWGEMLSEGKEQVGDTPTVQWVSDMETKLLTSLDYTEGCIMQLINLCTPLVEHRRKKRGKSIVPKTGMWRAWREKVAQKPQEGQPLSPEQMLEDESVTFSRTSELLTMLQEFVGSTLFNKAEVVVVKYIVTMVANLNKAFTLLTKQSRGLQAKYDTLVSQESRKQEVQCVNLQKEVQVLNEKKASLEARVQSIEHKYKMLFIENEAIQKELHKVKEKAAVKIEPSLRDMKSGARASYEGKSQEDDKHVSREKVANLSVEKLSWKSQADLAKSPSGKRESKVPDKKQLQRPLVEKTEDTSDKQDAKLLDKKPALKASIERGEGTSDKQDTKLLDKKPAPKASIERGEDTSDKWDTKLLDKKPAPKASIERGEGTNDKQKAPVERTQDTVVKWDAVIPVEKQEETSGDLAGRRHEQPLDNEQTEAADKWDVNLLGGTQEVVEDVTGEWHEILPDEHELKADSEEEIERLPSPTELPYQGVCRKGKQRRKKESLYTEETHTIMPQSPISRSMLDSSTALYGFNSAILGYLEQKMEKLWKCPSPGKRQAERMLPKDPEAQRLYMALERKLEECFSKMKIRYSSSLEEQKLPRSLELTEEHDEEAKPPLEVLPGIVIPGKEVPGSSIQLSDPDSPFLESKVPVISRWGLPAALLKEPNISAHFQFPKQWQQQWQQQQQEQWQEEEQEWFKKVQKQQQYQMQWQSPQPEEQLQQQLQGVKEKVEVEQLQQEEHQFEELQPQQEPLQEGQKEWQEEKHKQWKKQLEEQAEEQSLRQQQLEQQQRLYQQWQEEQQKKLEEQQRLWRQQEEEQEEVQRLWQQQQEERQRLWHQHEEEQQEEQLKLWQQEEQEHEQQARYWQQQVEEHEEQQHLWQQEQEEHDLHLRQWQQQEVKQQEQEKHWQQQVEEHEKQRQLWQQEQEEHDLRLRQWQQQEVKQQEQERLWQQQWQEQLQQLHEQQELLQKQIQQEQYLIPRPKPVPRSREPGTLEHLTKQIPLRPRREIAKEEVLLYEYFKPSTQQMVPTQSKVSLHSQAQSTEETSWLPTLAQKTKGKSLVPSGMSEKRYWVDVEAQRENLMLLGQATQKCRLPPHLHMQAKEVITETLHTDVERLALLFHKYISFCHLQHVRQTLMSRLEAARAVNDGAEVRNLYTYVERVDAYRKKVLQCWVAKQKTAEQARRHCLGKMISLFAQLRLSTELHLNSPSPLMIKAVDEMKEFPSSAHARSKSPGYPSPLACVKKVRDFMHPAGVSEQVCDQIESVWRTDVISHSFPIVPKPPVSLLWSQAGFPDIPRFLELDVSSLRSKPLKSLQTRVQNLPRWKTYGHK; the protein is encoded by the exons ATGGACCCAGAGATAGAAGAACAGTTCTTCCTCTCCGGCACTTGGGCTGAGAGGAAACGGCGGGCACTTCTACTGGACAAAGTAGTCATCTTGCTCAAAGCCAGCACAGCTCAAGGGAAAGATTTAAAGTTTGTTCTGGAATCATTAAAAGAATGGG GTGAAATGTTGTCAGAAGGCAAAGAACAAGTAGGAGACACCCCCACTGTCCAGTGGGTCAGTGATATGGAGACCAAGCTGCTGACCTCCCTTGATTATACAGAAGGATGTATAATGCAGCTAATCAATCTCTGCACACCTCTTGTGGAACACAGAAGGAAAAAGAGGGGGAAATCAA TTGTTCCCAAAACCGGCATGTGGAGAGCATGGCGAGAGAAAGTTGCACAGAAACCTCAGGAAGGCCAGCCCTTGAGCCCTGAACAAATGCTAGAAGATGAATCTGTAACTTTCTCCAGGACTTCTGAGCTCCTTACCATGTTACAGGAATTTGTAGGTTCCACACTGTTCAACAAAGCAGAAGTTGTTGTTGTTAAATATATAGTGACAATGGTGGCCAATCTCAACAAAGCCTTCACTCTGCTAACCAAACAGTCCCGTGGCCTGCAAGCAAAGTATGATACCTTAGTATCCCAGGAGTCCAGGAAGCAGGAAGTTCAGTGTGTGAACCTTCAAAAGGAAGTACAGGTGCTCAATGAGAAAAAGGCATCTTTGGAGGCTCGAGTCCAAAGCATTGAACACAAATACAAAATGCTTTTCATAGAAAATGAGGCAATACAAAAAGAACTGCACAAGGTGAAGGAAAAAGCAGCAGTAAAGATAGAACCATCTTTAAGAGACATGAAATCTGGGGCCAGGGCTTCTTATGAAGGGAAATCCCAGGAAGATGATAAACATGTGAGTAGGGAAAAGGTTGCAAATCTGTCAGTTGAAAAGCTGTCATGGAAATCCCAGGCAGACCTTGCTAAATCCCCCAGTGGGAAAAGGGAGTCAAAGGTACCAGATAAAAAGCAGCTTCAGAGACCATTGGTAGAGAAAACAGAAGACACCAGTGACAAACAGGATGCAAAGCTTCTAGATAAAAAGCCAGCACTGAAAGCCTCAATAGAGAGAGGTGAAGGTACCAGTGACAAACAGGATACAAAGCTTCTAGATAAAAAGCCAGCACCGAAAGCTTCAATAGAGAGAGGTGAAGACACCAGTGACAAATGGGATACAAAGCTTCTAGATAAAAAGCCAGCACCGAAAGCCTCAATAGAGAGAGGTGAAGGCACCAATGACAAACAGAAAGCCCCGGTAGAGAGAACTCAAGACACTGTTGTCAAATGGGATGCAGTCATCCCAGTGGAAAAACaagaagagacttcaggagaCCTGGCTGGAAGACGGCATGAACAACCTCTGGACAATGAGCAAACAGAGGCTGCTGACAAATGGGATGTGAACCTCCTGGGTGGAACCCAGGAAGTTGTTGAAGATGTCACTGGTGAGTGGCATGAGATCCTGCCAGATGAACATGAGCTCAAGGCTGACAGTGAAGAAGAAATTGAAAGGCTCCCATCCCCAACAGAGCTCCCATACCAAGGGGTCTGTAGGAAAGGAAAGCAGAGGAGGAAGAAGGAAAGCCTGTACACTGAGGAGACACATACAATAATGCCTCAGAGCCCTATCAGCAGAAGCATGCTGGACTCATCCACTGCACTGTATGGGTTTAATTCAGCTATCCTGGGTTATCTGGAGCAGAAGATGGAGAAGCTATGGAAATGTCCCTCTCCTGGGAAGAGACAAGCAGAGAGGATGCTGCCCAAGGACCCAGAAGCCCAAAGGCTCTACATGGCCTTGGAGAGGAAACTGGAAGAATGCTTCTCAAAAATGAAGATAAGATATTCCAGCAGCTTAGAGGAACAGAAGCTTCCAAGGAGCCTGGAGCTGACTGAAGAGCATGATGAAGAGGCAAAGCCACCCTTGGAGGTTCTTCCTGGGATCGTCATTCCAGGGAAGGAAGTCCCTGGTTCCTCCATACAGTTGAGTGACCCTGACAGTCCCTTTTTGGAGTCCAAAGTTCCTGTGATCTCACGATGGGGACTCCCTGCAGCCCTGTTGAAGGAACCTAATATCTCAGCACATTTTCAATTTCCCAAGCAATGGCAGCAGCAatggcagcaacagcagcaggagCAATGGCAGGAGGAGGAACAGGAATGGTTTAAGAAGgtacagaagcagcagcagtatcAGATGCAATGGCAGTCACCACAGCCTGaggagcagctccagcagcagctgcaaggGGTAAAGGAGAAGGTAGAggtggagcagctgcagcaggaagaGCATCAGTTTGAGGAGCTGCAGCCACAGCAGGAGCCACTGCAGGAAGGGCAGAAAGAGTGGCAGGAAGAGAAGCACAAGCAGTGGAagaagcagctggaggaacaagcagaggagcagagtctgaggcagcagcagctggagcagcagcagaggctaTATCAGCAgtggcaggaagagcagcagaaaaagcttgaggagcagcagaggctgtggcggcagcaggaggaggagcaggaggaggtgcagagactgtggcagcagcagcaggaagagcGTCAGAGGCTGTGGCATCAGCatgaggaggagcagcaggaggagcagcTGAAACTGTGGCAGCAGGAGGAGCAAGAGCATGAGCAGCAGGCAAGGTACTGGCAGCAGCAGGTGGAGGAGCatgaggagcagcagcatctgtggcagcaggagcaggaagaACATGACCTTCACCTgaggcagtggcagcagcaggaggtgaagcagcaggagcaggagaagCACTGGCAGCAACAGGTGGAGGAGCATGAGAAGCAGCGGCAGCTgtggcagcaggagcaggaggaaCATGACCTTCGGCTgaggcagtggcagcagcaggaggtgaagcagcaggagcaggagaggctatggcagcagcagtggcaggagCAGCTACAGCAGTTGCATGAACAGCAAGAGCTGCTGCAAAAACAGATACAGCAGGAGCAGTACCTGATCCCAAGGCCTAAACCAGTTCCCAGGAGCAGAGAACCTGGGACCCTGGAACACTTAACAAAACAGATCCCACTAAGGCCAAGGAGAGAGATTGCAAAGGAAGAGGTCCTGCTGTATGAATATTTCAAGCCTTCTACCCAGCAAATGGTTCCCACTCAGAGCAAAGTATCCCTGCACTCTCAAGCTCAGTCTACTGAGGAGACTAGCTGGCTCCCGACGCTGGCTCAGAAGACCAAAGGGAAGAGCTTGGTGCCCTCCGGCATGTCAGAGAAGCGGTACTGGGTGGATGTGGAGGCTCAGAGGGAGAACTTGATGCTGCTGGGCCAGGCGACCCAGAAGTGCAGACTACCCCCACACCTGCACATGCAGGCGAAGGAAGTTATCACTGAGACCCTGCACACTGATGTTGAGAGGCTGGCTCTCCTCTTCCACAAATATATCTCCTTCTGCCACCTCCAGCATGTCAG ACAAACCTTAATGTCCAGATTGGAAGCTGCCAGAGCGGTAAATGATGGTGCTGAGGTCCGGAACTTGTATACATATGTGGAGAGGGTGGATGCTTACCGGAAAAAGGTGCTACAGTGCTGGGTGGCCAAACAAAAAACAGCAGAGCAGGCACGTCGACACTGCCTTGGCAAGATGATTTCCTTGTTTGCCCAG CTCCGCCTGAGCACTGAACTCCACCTCAACAGCCCATCCCCACTCATGATCAAAGCAGTGGATGAAATGAAGGAGTTCCCGTCCTCAGCCCATGCCAGATCCAAATCCCCTGGCTATCCAAGCCCCCTGGCATGTGTGAAGAAAGTCAGAGACTTTATGCATCCAGCTGGAGTCAG TGAGCAGGTTTGTGACCAGATAGAGTCAGTATGGAGGACCGATGTCATCTCTCACAGTTTTCCTATTGTTCCAAAACCCCCTGTGTCACTGCTCTGGTCCCAGGCTGGTTTCCCAGATATCCCTAGATTTCTGGAACTGGACGTGAGCTCACTTAGGAGCAAACCCCTTAAGTCTCTACAGACACG agtcCAGAACCTTCCCAGATGGAAAACATATGGACACAAGTAA
- the FAM186A gene encoding protein FAM186A isoform X1 produces the protein MVVQESSSSSSSGSSYKSETNSEPEPEAAASKLELIISPLTEIPPSVKNILEKIDAAQLDRARKEVFKQLFVILDNVNRVCDRFKGDERMDPEIEEQFFLSGTWAERKRRALLLDKVVILLKASTAQGKDLKFVLESLKEWGEMLSEGKEQVGDTPTVQWVSDMETKLLTSLDYTEGCIMQLINLCTPLVEHRRKKRGKSIVPKTGMWRAWREKVAQKPQEGQPLSPEQMLEDESVTFSRTSELLTMLQEFVGSTLFNKAEVVVVKYIVTMVANLNKAFTLLTKQSRGLQAKYDTLVSQESRKQEVQCVNLQKEVQVLNEKKASLEARVQSIEHKYKMLFIENEAIQKELHKVKEKAAVKIEPSLRDMKSGARASYEGKSQEDDKHVSREKVANLSVEKLSWKSQADLAKSPSGKRESKVPDKKQLQRPLVEKTEDTSDKQDAKLLDKKPALKASIERGEGTSDKQDTKLLDKKPAPKASIERGEDTSDKWDTKLLDKKPAPKASIERGEGTNDKQKAPVERTQDTVVKWDAVIPVEKQEETSGDLAGRRHEQPLDNEQTEAADKWDVNLLGGTQEVVEDVTGEWHEILPDEHELKADSEEEIERLPSPTELPYQGVCRKGKQRRKKESLYTEETHTIMPQSPISRSMLDSSTALYGFNSAILGYLEQKMEKLWKCPSPGKRQAERMLPKDPEAQRLYMALERKLEECFSKMKIRYSSSLEEQKLPRSLELTEEHDEEAKPPLEVLPGIVIPGKEVPGSSIQLSDPDSPFLESKVPVISRWGLPAALLKEPNISAHFQFPKQWQQQWQQQQQEQWQEEEQEWFKKVQKQQQYQMQWQSPQPEEQLQQQLQGVKEKVEVEQLQQEEHQFEELQPQQEPLQEGQKEWQEEKHKQWKKQLEEQAEEQSLRQQQLEQQQRLYQQWQEEQQKKLEEQQRLWRQQEEEQEEVQRLWQQQQEERQRLWHQHEEEQQEEQLKLWQQEEQEHEQQARYWQQQVEEHEEQQHLWQQEQEEHDLHLRQWQQQEVKQQEQEKHWQQQVEEHEKQRQLWQQEQEEHDLRLRQWQQQEVKQQEQERLWQQQWQEQLQQLHEQQELLQKQIQQEQYLIPRPKPVPRSREPGTLEHLTKQIPLRPRREIAKEEVLLYEYFKPSTQQMVPTQSKVSLHSQAQSTEETSWLPTLAQKTKGKSLVPSGMSEKRYWVDVEAQRENLMLLGQATQKCRLPPHLHMQAKEVITETLHTDVERLALLFHKYISFCHLQHVRQTLMSRLEAARAVNDGAEVRNLYTYVERVDAYRKKVLQCWVAKQKTAEQARRHCLGKMISLFAQLRLSTELHLNSPSPLMIKAVDEMKEFPSSAHARSKSPGYPSPLACVKKVRDFMHPAGVSEQVCDQIESVWRTDVISHSFPIVPKPPVSLLWSQAGFPDIPRFLELDVSSLRSKPLKSLQTRVQNLPRWKTYGHK, from the exons ATGGTAGTgcaggaatcatcatcatcatcatcatcaggaaGCTCATATAAATCTGAAACAAACTCAGAACCTGAGCCTGAAGCTGCAGCCTCTAAATTGGAACTCATTATCAGTCCTCTCACTGAAATCCCCCCCTCAGTGAAGAACATACTGGAGAAAATTGATGCTGCCCAGCTCGACAGAGCCAGGAAG GAGGTTTTTAAGCAACTGTTTGTAATTCTGGACAATGTGAACCGGGTGTGTGACCGCTTCAAAGGGGATGAACGGATGGACCCAGAGATAGAAGAACAGTTCTTCCTCTCCGGCACTTGGGCTGAGAGGAAACGGCGGGCACTTCTACTGGACAAAGTAGTCATCTTGCTCAAAGCCAGCACAGCTCAAGGGAAAGATTTAAAGTTTGTTCTGGAATCATTAAAAGAATGGG GTGAAATGTTGTCAGAAGGCAAAGAACAAGTAGGAGACACCCCCACTGTCCAGTGGGTCAGTGATATGGAGACCAAGCTGCTGACCTCCCTTGATTATACAGAAGGATGTATAATGCAGCTAATCAATCTCTGCACACCTCTTGTGGAACACAGAAGGAAAAAGAGGGGGAAATCAA TTGTTCCCAAAACCGGCATGTGGAGAGCATGGCGAGAGAAAGTTGCACAGAAACCTCAGGAAGGCCAGCCCTTGAGCCCTGAACAAATGCTAGAAGATGAATCTGTAACTTTCTCCAGGACTTCTGAGCTCCTTACCATGTTACAGGAATTTGTAGGTTCCACACTGTTCAACAAAGCAGAAGTTGTTGTTGTTAAATATATAGTGACAATGGTGGCCAATCTCAACAAAGCCTTCACTCTGCTAACCAAACAGTCCCGTGGCCTGCAAGCAAAGTATGATACCTTAGTATCCCAGGAGTCCAGGAAGCAGGAAGTTCAGTGTGTGAACCTTCAAAAGGAAGTACAGGTGCTCAATGAGAAAAAGGCATCTTTGGAGGCTCGAGTCCAAAGCATTGAACACAAATACAAAATGCTTTTCATAGAAAATGAGGCAATACAAAAAGAACTGCACAAGGTGAAGGAAAAAGCAGCAGTAAAGATAGAACCATCTTTAAGAGACATGAAATCTGGGGCCAGGGCTTCTTATGAAGGGAAATCCCAGGAAGATGATAAACATGTGAGTAGGGAAAAGGTTGCAAATCTGTCAGTTGAAAAGCTGTCATGGAAATCCCAGGCAGACCTTGCTAAATCCCCCAGTGGGAAAAGGGAGTCAAAGGTACCAGATAAAAAGCAGCTTCAGAGACCATTGGTAGAGAAAACAGAAGACACCAGTGACAAACAGGATGCAAAGCTTCTAGATAAAAAGCCAGCACTGAAAGCCTCAATAGAGAGAGGTGAAGGTACCAGTGACAAACAGGATACAAAGCTTCTAGATAAAAAGCCAGCACCGAAAGCTTCAATAGAGAGAGGTGAAGACACCAGTGACAAATGGGATACAAAGCTTCTAGATAAAAAGCCAGCACCGAAAGCCTCAATAGAGAGAGGTGAAGGCACCAATGACAAACAGAAAGCCCCGGTAGAGAGAACTCAAGACACTGTTGTCAAATGGGATGCAGTCATCCCAGTGGAAAAACaagaagagacttcaggagaCCTGGCTGGAAGACGGCATGAACAACCTCTGGACAATGAGCAAACAGAGGCTGCTGACAAATGGGATGTGAACCTCCTGGGTGGAACCCAGGAAGTTGTTGAAGATGTCACTGGTGAGTGGCATGAGATCCTGCCAGATGAACATGAGCTCAAGGCTGACAGTGAAGAAGAAATTGAAAGGCTCCCATCCCCAACAGAGCTCCCATACCAAGGGGTCTGTAGGAAAGGAAAGCAGAGGAGGAAGAAGGAAAGCCTGTACACTGAGGAGACACATACAATAATGCCTCAGAGCCCTATCAGCAGAAGCATGCTGGACTCATCCACTGCACTGTATGGGTTTAATTCAGCTATCCTGGGTTATCTGGAGCAGAAGATGGAGAAGCTATGGAAATGTCCCTCTCCTGGGAAGAGACAAGCAGAGAGGATGCTGCCCAAGGACCCAGAAGCCCAAAGGCTCTACATGGCCTTGGAGAGGAAACTGGAAGAATGCTTCTCAAAAATGAAGATAAGATATTCCAGCAGCTTAGAGGAACAGAAGCTTCCAAGGAGCCTGGAGCTGACTGAAGAGCATGATGAAGAGGCAAAGCCACCCTTGGAGGTTCTTCCTGGGATCGTCATTCCAGGGAAGGAAGTCCCTGGTTCCTCCATACAGTTGAGTGACCCTGACAGTCCCTTTTTGGAGTCCAAAGTTCCTGTGATCTCACGATGGGGACTCCCTGCAGCCCTGTTGAAGGAACCTAATATCTCAGCACATTTTCAATTTCCCAAGCAATGGCAGCAGCAatggcagcaacagcagcaggagCAATGGCAGGAGGAGGAACAGGAATGGTTTAAGAAGgtacagaagcagcagcagtatcAGATGCAATGGCAGTCACCACAGCCTGaggagcagctccagcagcagctgcaaggGGTAAAGGAGAAGGTAGAggtggagcagctgcagcaggaagaGCATCAGTTTGAGGAGCTGCAGCCACAGCAGGAGCCACTGCAGGAAGGGCAGAAAGAGTGGCAGGAAGAGAAGCACAAGCAGTGGAagaagcagctggaggaacaagcagaggagcagagtctgaggcagcagcagctggagcagcagcagaggctaTATCAGCAgtggcaggaagagcagcagaaaaagcttgaggagcagcagaggctgtggcggcagcaggaggaggagcaggaggaggtgcagagactgtggcagcagcagcaggaagagcGTCAGAGGCTGTGGCATCAGCatgaggaggagcagcaggaggagcagcTGAAACTGTGGCAGCAGGAGGAGCAAGAGCATGAGCAGCAGGCAAGGTACTGGCAGCAGCAGGTGGAGGAGCatgaggagcagcagcatctgtggcagcaggagcaggaagaACATGACCTTCACCTgaggcagtggcagcagcaggaggtgaagcagcaggagcaggagaagCACTGGCAGCAACAGGTGGAGGAGCATGAGAAGCAGCGGCAGCTgtggcagcaggagcaggaggaaCATGACCTTCGGCTgaggcagtggcagcagcaggaggtgaagcagcaggagcaggagaggctatggcagcagcagtggcaggagCAGCTACAGCAGTTGCATGAACAGCAAGAGCTGCTGCAAAAACAGATACAGCAGGAGCAGTACCTGATCCCAAGGCCTAAACCAGTTCCCAGGAGCAGAGAACCTGGGACCCTGGAACACTTAACAAAACAGATCCCACTAAGGCCAAGGAGAGAGATTGCAAAGGAAGAGGTCCTGCTGTATGAATATTTCAAGCCTTCTACCCAGCAAATGGTTCCCACTCAGAGCAAAGTATCCCTGCACTCTCAAGCTCAGTCTACTGAGGAGACTAGCTGGCTCCCGACGCTGGCTCAGAAGACCAAAGGGAAGAGCTTGGTGCCCTCCGGCATGTCAGAGAAGCGGTACTGGGTGGATGTGGAGGCTCAGAGGGAGAACTTGATGCTGCTGGGCCAGGCGACCCAGAAGTGCAGACTACCCCCACACCTGCACATGCAGGCGAAGGAAGTTATCACTGAGACCCTGCACACTGATGTTGAGAGGCTGGCTCTCCTCTTCCACAAATATATCTCCTTCTGCCACCTCCAGCATGTCAG ACAAACCTTAATGTCCAGATTGGAAGCTGCCAGAGCGGTAAATGATGGTGCTGAGGTCCGGAACTTGTATACATATGTGGAGAGGGTGGATGCTTACCGGAAAAAGGTGCTACAGTGCTGGGTGGCCAAACAAAAAACAGCAGAGCAGGCACGTCGACACTGCCTTGGCAAGATGATTTCCTTGTTTGCCCAG CTCCGCCTGAGCACTGAACTCCACCTCAACAGCCCATCCCCACTCATGATCAAAGCAGTGGATGAAATGAAGGAGTTCCCGTCCTCAGCCCATGCCAGATCCAAATCCCCTGGCTATCCAAGCCCCCTGGCATGTGTGAAGAAAGTCAGAGACTTTATGCATCCAGCTGGAGTCAG TGAGCAGGTTTGTGACCAGATAGAGTCAGTATGGAGGACCGATGTCATCTCTCACAGTTTTCCTATTGTTCCAAAACCCCCTGTGTCACTGCTCTGGTCCCAGGCTGGTTTCCCAGATATCCCTAGATTTCTGGAACTGGACGTGAGCTCACTTAGGAGCAAACCCCTTAAGTCTCTACAGACACG agtcCAGAACCTTCCCAGATGGAAAACATATGGACACAAGTAA